The genomic segment TCTCTTGCAAAACCAGTTTTTAAATTTCTCTCCCCCTTTGAAATAGCGCTTCTGGCTGGGTCATGCCTACAACTTTTAATGGTGGCTGTAGATATTCTTCTCTGCTTCATTGTCAGGAAATATTGGGACTCCCCCTATAGACAGTCATTTGCAGCCTCTGCAACCTACCATACTGGAATCACTACACTAGGTCAACAAATAGGCACCTAATTTTGTTACTCAGTTTAACCATTTCCTTCTCGTAAAACAGAGTATCTTAAGCCCTACATGTTAATAGTCTACCTCCAGAAAACCATTACATACTCTTAAGTTAAGCTTGGCTTAACTTCTGTGATGAAGGTTTATCCCTGGGTTTATCAAAATAAATGATAAGTACACCCCTTCTTCAGTTTAACATTGATTAGAATAATGTGAAAAAATGCTTATGAGAAATCTTGCAATTTTTCAtgtaccatttttaaaaataatttgtgttTCGGGTTTTAGTTaatacatatattaaaacatttagaattttttttaattcacctcTGTACCAATATAATTGAAGTAAAAAATCTGAACAACtgaaatatgcaaaaaaaatcagagcgaattcacacattacagagccCTTAATCAGAAAGTGCATCCATGGAGAAACTGTGTGAAACCTTTGTGTAGATCATCAACTGTAACAGTCTCAGAAGCAAATATACCACATGTGATAAATCTGGGAGCTAGCTGAGGCATTGAGTTCCCAAAACATGTATGTTATGTTTATATGCACACTGCACATAAATATCTAGAGAAGATGCAAATGGCTGTCTATAGGGGGAGTCCAAATATTTCCTGCAGGAAAGCACTTTTCATGTAGGAGAGCCATAACATTCTGACAATGAAGCAGAGAAGAATCTGCAGCTGCCATTAAAATCTGTAGGCATGATCCAGCCTGAAGCAATGTTTGTTTCAATGGAAGAGAGAGGTTTAAAAACCAATTTAGTTAATTTCTGAACATTCACTGTAAAAGGCAAAGTGCTCCATTTAAACTTTGCTCAATTTAAACTGTCCTATTTTTCCACTTTGTGCCTTAGCAATTTGAGGGAGAAAGCTACTATTTTTGACAGCTGCTCTtggaacaaatacatttgatttagGTGGGTGGAAAAAGAGTGGGATAAGATGACTGTGCACGATTACTATGGAGTTGTTTGTGGGGCTGGGGCCAGGCAAAcaacacacatgcatgcacatacaCATCCTGCTTGTGCGCTTAGACTTCATGTGAATGTGACATCATTGCCAGCTCGGAGTAGAGGGGAAGATGACATGAGGGCAGAATTATTCCCTTGCCAGCCTCTTCTAACTAGCTTCAATGAGAACTGGAGTGTACCATTATCCTTCTCTGCTCTGTGCAAAGCCTGGCAACTCTTATGTATGCTTAGTGCAAGAAAAGAAGACAGCATCACACTTCTGCCCTCATGTCACCCTTCCCTGCCTGCTGAGCCTGTGGGGCACTGGGGTGGTAGACCAACAGGCTGTAGACCTGGTACTGTCCTTGGGGTGCAAGTTGGCTATCCTTCATCTCAACTATAGTCAGGTACACGTATTTGGTATACAGAAAAGTCTTCTACAAACACAAAGGTCATTGTGAATTATTCCTGTTGGGGACCAAAGTTGTATATAAACTCCATAAACTTCTTTACGGGGAGTGGGTTTATTCAATCAGGACTCACAGCTGTGACACATCCAaatctgaaagacctctgattGCATAAACAAGCCCTTAGAATTACCAACCTTCTTTTTGAAGACTCTGAAGGAGCAGAAATGCCTATCTGTTCACAATCTTGGCGCTAGACAAAGGGGATTAAAATTCATCCAGGGACAAATAACTTGCATTATATGAAGCTATGAATCCTAGGACTCTTTTCCTCTTTGGAATGTCCAAGTGAATTCTTGCCATTCCTGCCATTAAAAGCATCACTGCAGGGTCAACTACACTTTTGCTTCCAAATGTTGTCGTGCCATCTAAACATTGCTTCACCAGCTACTACaagtcaagggggggggaagaagataCCATCCTGAGGTTTCCTTCAGAAGAGTGTGAGGTGGCAGAAGGCAAACAGTCCTCTTGGCTCCTGTACGTCTTCCTTTAACCTATCCCATTTAGTAACAGGGCTGGCAACTTCGTAAGTTCCTCATAATATTTAAATAATGGGAAAGCattattttacaatattttattttataaaaatgaaTCCACTAGCACCTGTCTGCCCAAGGCATTCCCCTCCTCCAGTTTAATTTCCTTCTAGAAATTAATGTCCATCAGTCGTTGGGGGGGAAGGTTCTTTGAATCCATCTATTCAAGGTAATTATCTGTACAAAATGCTGTCCAAAGTAGGGTATACTTGGAAGGGATTGCACTGAAAACCGAGTGTCAACAGGTAGTTTATACGGCAGCTCGCTCGATGGGCCTCTTAGGATTATacacaatttttgttttgtttttcacacCATTTTGGAACTGCAACTATAAGGATTCCCAGGAAAGATCTCAGTGCCTTTTTGGTACATATATCATATTTCCAGTAAAAAGGACAAGTAAAACAAAAACTCATAAAAATACATTGACAAACCGAAAGTCACTGAAAATTGTACATGTTATCAAAACTAGATTAGGACTGAGTCAATTGATCTAAAATATCTGGGAaagtatgctttttaaaaacctactGGAGACTACCGAGTCCCTGAGATTTCTTCTTGCTAAGCCATTCCTCCTAAAGCAGATACTGACGTGGAAGATACATCGAAGGTTGCTCCACAACATAAAAACACAGCTATTTCATCTGCGTTACACAAACGTTTAGGTATTATTCCTCTCTagttaaaatacattttcatCCAAGTGAGAGTTTTTCTGGTGATGCATAGCAGGGGCCTCTACGTGTGTTTAGAAGGCCATTCGTTTCGTTTACAGCAGTAGTTATGCCCAAGCAGCTTAACTTGAAGATCAATCCTGTTTTAAGGGGGGGAAgggattttctattaaaaaaaaaagtcagcttcCAAAGAGTGATGTCATGAGCTGGTTAGCCTCCAGTTAGGCAAACAGATGGCCCAGCCCTAAGCTAGTCctatttctaaaataaataagaGTGTTGGAGTTCCTTGAATCTCCTAAATATCTGGCATTCATCCTtgtcacactcacacacacgttTCTGGATTAGTGACAACTTCCCCATTGTTTTCCGGTTCCTTTTTCAAAAACTGTTCCACTTCAATAGAGTCCACTTTGGAGTCTTCAGGGTGTTTGTTTAACACCTCTCGTTCTGCTACATCTTTTGCTTGTGAATGCTCTGGTTTCTTCCGAATACAACAAGCATTTCCTACGGCAAGCACGATAGATGAGGTAACAACTTCAATGCCAGCAATAAGAAAAACATACATATATTTATGGGTTGCATCCAAAAGTTTACCTAGAAAAGAGAATTCACAGGTAATTAAACAGAAACTGCTAACATTACAATGAAGAAAACGGCAACATGTTCAATCAAATACATTCTCTAAATGGGCATGACTATACCTTCAACAGACactacaattttaaaaagaaattttccCAAAAAACTTAGAAGCCAAAGTTCAAGTGAGTAACTCTCCAAAGAAGCCTTCCAAAGACCTATATTACAAGCCTTTAGCACAAAGCTTCATctttaaataaaaaaggaattTAAGGATAAAAATGGTGACAAGACCAGTATGTTCCATTGTGCACTTTTTGGATTTCCCACCCCCTAACCGGTGTCCCATTTTATATTTGATTCTGTAAGCCTCCTAATTAAAGATCAGAAAATGTTAGGGCAAAAATGTTTAAATGCATATatttaattttgtaaataaaacctCTTAATCATATTTGAAACTATTTCCTTTGAGAAGTACTTTAGCAGAAAGCAGAACATCTCAGAAAGTCTGCCAAATCAACATGAACTGGAGATTCAGATTATCTGTGAGAATTCTGTCACTGAGATTTCTTTCCATTGGTAACACTCCGTAAAATTAGGTGAGGGGTACTActtcttggccctgacctgggtggcccaggctcgcctgatctcatcagatctcagaagctaagcctggtcagccctggttagtacttgcatgggagtccaccaaggaataccagggtcactatgcagaggaaagcaatggcaagccacttctgctagcctcttgccttgaaaaccctaccgggttgccgtaagtcggctgcaacttgacggcactttacacacacactacttcTTGGGTGACCTGACATGATTAGCATCTTCACCATCATTCAGGCAGCTCCCTTTATTTTCTTAAACAAACAAGAGTTTTGTAGTgattaaaatgttggactaggccTTGGGGAGactcatgttcaaatccccacaggcAGCTTATTGGGTGatctctcttggcctaacctacctcaaaaggttttTGAGAAAGTGAAATGGTGGAGGGGGGAACTTTGCATGCTATccagagctccttagaggaaaggtaggataaaaatgtaatgaacAACCTTAGATTTAAACAATAACCACTGGACATCACTTTGTGAGCCTAAGGTAAGTTTTCTTGTTGATTTTTCAGATCTTTCCTATTTTTTCTCAGGAAACAGCCTCCACCATTTCCCAGTCCACCAGACCTAGAACTAGAAAAAATGGAATGGAGGACAGTGTACCAATAGGAACACCACATGAATGGGAGGCATCAAAAAGAAGACTAACATTCAACGCCTCACACTATGCTTCCCACGGCACTGTTACCACTTGTTCTTCTGTCTTATTCCACAAAACACCCCACCGAACTTAAAGCACAATGAGTTAattaactgaactgaaatttACCTGCTGAAGGTGGTCCAATTAGAACAGCCATTGCCTCAACCAGAAGAACTAAGCCAATGGCACTGGAAAACTTCTGTGTACCAACAATAGCCATGAGTACTTCAAACTGAAGAGCACCAACCATTCCATAGGAGATGccaaagaaaatgcagaagacCACTAGGCCACCGTAATTGTGGGACATTGACCCCATGAGATCAGTGAAGCCATTAAATAACATAGCAAAACTAAAGAAGTAGACACAGCGGGGCCTAACCCACTCCAAGCCAGCCACTATTCCACAGATCGGTCGAGCAAAGATATCAATGAATCCAAGGATGGTCAGAAGTAAAGCTGCTTTGGTGTCTGGGTATTTCAGATCCTTGGCATAGCTCACCACAAAGACTGGGGGTACAAACAAACCCAGTACCATGATGGATGCAGCCACTGTGTAGATGAGGAAGCCTCGATCTTTAAAGACACTGAAATCCAGTAGTTTCTTCTTGATTTTTTTCTCAGGGACTGCTTTGGCATCTTCGATTTTCTTAGGCGCTTCCAAAGGTCTCATCAGAGCTCCACAAGCACAGCAATTCAAAAGTATCCCGCCCAGGATAAGAAATCCCCCTCGCCATCCATACTGATGTTGCAGTACCTGCCCCAATGGTGAAAGAGCGCAAAGAAAAACGGGGCTTCCAGCTGCAGCCAGCCCATTGGCCAAAGGACGGCGTTTGTCAAAGTAGCGATTTAGCATGATGAGTGAAGGCTGGAAGTTGAGTGCGAGACCCAAACCTGGAAAAGGACAAAAGCCATTTTAAACAAACCAAATTCAGCATCTATAGCAGGGATGGACAAGGGATGGACATTTCCACAAAGCACATGCTGCAGGTCATCAATACCTGTCtccaaagaaaagggggggggggagaaaaacaaaacttaATCCTAAAAACAGAATCAAGTACCTAAAAGgccaagcaaaaaaacaaactaacaagGCCAAGAAGTGTACAATTAAAAGCTGAGCTATTAAAAAATAATCTAAGTGCACATaaatttaatacaagttaaaaccaaataaGACTGATGACTCCTATAAGGCCTTGCAAAAAGCCTTCCAAATACATATATTAAACTAACACAATTGGCGTAATACACATTTAGACATACAATCATATGCAAACCATAGACATATAATCATATAAagaccatacgcgtttcggcgTATTTGCCTTCTTTCAGTGGTCTAAAAGAAATTAGCACACCAGACTATAAATTATAAAATTTCTACAAATCTGTGTAATTCTTGGACGTAGTATTAGCAGGGTGTCAATAAATATAAAACTGCAGAACTTCTATGTCTGTTACAGGCTTCCTTACAAATGAAAATTATAGCCTGTCGTTAACTAAATGTCCACATCCCACAGTCACAATGTGCTATGAAAGTCTGGAGTAATTATCAAGTTATCAAACTATCAGATTATCAAGATACAAAAATTTCTAGGATGTGGTTATTCCTATGGCCTTGTTCTTTTCACTAATACAGTTATATTGGCATTCCATTATGCGGTGCACCCTATTGTCAAAACCTATACAGAAGGAGACTTGGAGTCCGATCCTGCTATGTAGTAGTGAAAGAGAAGTTTGACTTGACACTGTTTCATTTGTGCAAGATACTGTGCAGCAGCTAATGTAAGAGTAAGTGCTGATTTTTTATTTCTgattcatttatatttatttaaaatatttacaccgtACTTTTCTCCCAATAattgagtctcaaagtggcttacattaaaAGAGTTGCTTTGTTCCTAGTCCAGCTTCCATTCAGGCCTCAGTTTTTTCTCCTGTCTTTTCCTTGTAGGGCTCCTATCTCAACCCCTAACGTGACCTCTATCACTTTTAAAGCTGTGTTGCTCCCAGCAATTTTAACAGTTGCAAATTTCCTTTCCTATCAACTGCTCACTCCTTTAGTTTCTGCTCCTTCCCCCCAACCATGCTGCAAAGCCCCCAATACCAGTGCGGACAGAGGACAAGAAGGGACTGGAGATGGGGaaaagcagccacagcagcaCCCCTCAATCAGTGCTCACTGTTGCTGCACACAAAAATCAAAAGGCTACTTGATGCAGTCATTACAATCCAATCTGGAGGTGATATATGACTGAAGAATGTCATTATCAGGCAGATGTTGCTGAAACATCACTTGTGCTAtgtcttgcacaagtggaaaggcAAACAAAGAAATTTTTAGCCTCCAGATCCTTGATTGtggtatttatgtgtgtgtgcgtaaagtgccttcaggtcgcagctgacttatggcgaccccttttggggttttcatggcaagagactaacagaggtggtttgcctctgaacagcaaccctggtattccttggtggtctaccatccaaatactaaccagggctgccccgcttagcttctgagatctgacgagatcaggctagcctgggccatccaggtcagggctgtggtaTTTATAAATACCATTAAATGGCGGATCTACTTAATTACAGAAACAGTTATAGCAACCAAGACCCGTAACAGACTGTCCACTAGCTATTCTCCACTTGCAGCTACATACAGGTGCTTGTGATCCAGCTCCAAACCCTAAGAGAGCTTCACTTACCTGGCAGAAGAAGAAAGAACGGAAACAGATGTTTTATTGCAGCCAATCAGCTGGGA from the Euleptes europaea isolate rEulEur1 chromosome 1, rEulEur1.hap1, whole genome shotgun sequence genome contains:
- the SLC16A3 gene encoding monocarboxylate transporter 4, which gives rise to MGAVVIDDGPSGVKAPDGGWGWAVLFGCFVITGFSYAFPKAMSVFFKELIREFGVGYSDTAWISSILLAMLYGSGPLCSMCVNRFGCRPVMLVGGLFASLGMISASFCTSIIQIYVTVGVITGLGLALNFQPSLIMLNRYFDKRRPLANGLAAAGSPVFLCALSPLGQVLQHQYGWRGGFLILGGILLNCCACGALMRPLEAPKKIEDAKAVPEKKIKKKLLDFSVFKDRGFLIYTVAASIMVLGLFVPPVFVVSYAKDLKYPDTKAALLLTILGFIDIFARPICGIVAGLEWVRPRCVYFFSFAMLFNGFTDLMGSMSHNYGGLVVFCIFFGISYGMVGALQFEVLMAIVGTQKFSSAIGLVLLVEAMAVLIGPPSAGKLLDATHKYMYVFLIAGIEVVTSSIVLAVGNACCIRKKPEHSQAKDVAEREVLNKHPEDSKVDSIEVEQFLKKEPENNGEVVTNPETCV